From bacterium, a single genomic window includes:
- the hisB gene encoding imidazoleglycerol-phosphate dehydratase HisB, whose translation MKNRVATVARKTRETDIKVSVNLDGSGISKIETEMPFLSHMLELFSKHSLIDLTVVANGDLEVDYHHTVEDLGLVLGDAIDQALGDRKGIVRYGSAYIPMDDALSRAVVDLGGRPFMVYDVANRTRKIRDFDLLLIREFFQAFTVKARMNLHIAQLYGKEPHHAYEAIFKAVARAMSAACQKDARVKGVPSSKGAI comes from the coding sequence ATGAAGAATCGAGTGGCTACAGTGGCGCGGAAAACGCGCGAGACAGACATTAAAGTTTCGGTCAATCTTGATGGGAGCGGAATCAGTAAAATTGAAACGGAGATGCCGTTTTTGAGCCACATGCTGGAATTATTCTCCAAGCACTCACTGATCGACCTCACCGTGGTGGCAAATGGGGATCTGGAAGTCGACTATCATCACACGGTTGAGGATCTCGGGCTGGTGCTCGGGGATGCGATTGATCAGGCGTTGGGTGACCGTAAGGGCATTGTGCGCTATGGATCGGCTTATATTCCCATGGATGATGCCTTGAGCCGGGCGGTAGTGGATTTGGGAGGGCGGCCTTTTATGGTTTATGACGTAGCCAACCGGACCCGCAAGATCCGTGATTTTGACTTACTGTTGATCCGTGAGTTTTTTCAGGCCTTTACCGTGAAAGCTCGCATGAATCTGCACATTGCCCAGCTCTATGGAAAAGAGCCGCACCATGCCTACGAAGCAATTTTCAAGGCGGTCGCCCGTGCGATGAGTGCCGCCTGCCAGAAGGATGCACGCGTCAAAGGTGTGCCCTCAAGTAAAGGGGCCATTTAA
- the hisA gene encoding 1-(5-phosphoribosyl)-5-[(5-phosphoribosylamino)methylideneamino]imidazole-4-carboxamide isomerase has protein sequence MKIYPAIDLKDGKCVRLRQGLASAVTVYSEDPVAMAKQWADAGGDWLHVVDLDGAFAGHPVHHEVIKAMAAAISIPLELGGGLRTDADIRQMLDAGVSRVILGTRACADPQALADLVKVFGDRIAVGIDARKGKVQVKGWVETTDTLAVDLAVKVAAVGVRTIIYTDTATDGMLTGPNLEGVRLLCRAVKANVIASGGISKCEDIAALAALKLSNLDGVIVGKALYEGAVTIPAMRAVAGSAPCA, from the coding sequence TTGAAAATATATCCAGCGATTGACCTTAAGGACGGCAAATGCGTCAGACTGCGTCAGGGTTTGGCTTCTGCTGTTACCGTTTATTCTGAAGATCCGGTTGCCATGGCGAAGCAGTGGGCCGATGCCGGCGGCGACTGGTTGCATGTGGTCGATCTGGATGGGGCGTTTGCCGGGCACCCTGTTCATCATGAAGTGATCAAGGCCATGGCGGCCGCCATTTCCATTCCCTTGGAATTGGGTGGGGGACTACGTACGGATGCCGACATCCGTCAGATGCTCGACGCAGGTGTGAGCCGGGTGATTCTGGGAACGCGGGCCTGTGCCGATCCCCAGGCGCTGGCTGATTTGGTAAAGGTTTTTGGTGACCGGATCGCTGTTGGCATTGATGCCCGTAAGGGGAAAGTTCAAGTCAAGGGTTGGGTGGAAACCACCGATACGCTGGCCGTCGATCTCGCCGTGAAGGTCGCTGCGGTGGGTGTGCGTACCATCATTTATACCGATACGGCCACGGATGGCATGTTGACGGGGCCGAATCTCGAAGGTGTACGCCTTCTATGCCGGGCGGTGAAAGCCAATGTCATTGCCTCGGGGGGGATTTCTAAATGTGAGGATATTGCCGCACTGGCGGCTTTGAAGCTTTCCAATCTCGATGGCGTTATTGTGGGGAAAGCCCTCTATGAAGGGGCCGTCACCATTCCCGCCATGCGGGCGGTGGCTGGATCGGCTCCCTGCGCATGA
- a CDS encoding pitrilysin family protein, with protein MMINSKCERLPSGIRVVTAPMPHVESISMGVWVGAGGRCEAAAQSGVSHFLEHILFKGTTRRTAREISQAIEGRGGDINAFTQEENTCYYARVAAAHSWQALDVLLDMIQHPRMSPVDIKKERDVIIEEIMMVRDQPHQQVEETLGELMWLNHPLGRPLAGTCETVKAIGREELLAYKAKHYVPANIVVAFAGKLDHAACVERVQAAFPEKGRALPLPFAPLGKGVKRKPLDVLSKEVEQAHMALGFRTFGRRDPRRFALKLFSVILGENMSSRLFQVVREQYGLAYAIQCGGHMFHDTGGFVITGGLDRTRLERAMALIARELRRIKETPVGKRELERARDYSIGQIQLGLESTTSQMMWIGEHILAYGRVKAPEEGIESLKKVTAAEIQQLACEILRPEHASLAMVLPDAGGRVNAKLESWLGTF; from the coding sequence ATGATGATCAATTCCAAATGCGAACGGCTTCCCTCCGGGATTCGTGTGGTGACGGCGCCCATGCCGCACGTCGAAAGCATTTCGATGGGAGTCTGGGTGGGCGCAGGGGGGCGGTGTGAGGCGGCGGCCCAGTCCGGGGTCAGTCATTTTCTGGAGCATATTCTTTTCAAGGGAACCACCCGCCGTACAGCCCGTGAAATCTCGCAGGCCATTGAGGGGCGTGGCGGGGACATCAATGCCTTTACCCAGGAGGAAAACACCTGTTATTACGCCCGTGTGGCGGCGGCCCATTCCTGGCAGGCGTTGGATGTTCTCCTAGATATGATTCAACATCCCCGTATGTCTCCGGTGGATATCAAAAAGGAGCGGGACGTCATCATTGAGGAAATCATGATGGTTCGGGATCAGCCCCATCAGCAGGTGGAGGAAACGCTGGGTGAGCTGATGTGGCTGAATCACCCACTGGGTCGGCCCCTGGCTGGCACTTGTGAGACTGTGAAGGCCATCGGGCGCGAGGAGTTGCTGGCTTACAAGGCTAAGCATTATGTCCCCGCCAATATCGTTGTGGCGTTTGCGGGCAAATTGGATCATGCCGCCTGTGTTGAGCGCGTGCAGGCGGCCTTCCCTGAGAAGGGGCGGGCGCTGCCACTGCCGTTTGCCCCGCTGGGTAAAGGCGTGAAGCGCAAGCCGCTGGACGTGCTGTCAAAAGAGGTGGAACAGGCGCATATGGCATTGGGCTTCCGTACCTTTGGACGCAGGGATCCCCGCCGGTTTGCGTTGAAATTATTCAGTGTCATTTTAGGTGAGAACATGAGCTCGCGCTTGTTTCAGGTCGTGCGGGAGCAGTATGGCCTGGCCTATGCCATTCAATGTGGCGGACATATGTTTCATGATACCGGTGGGTTTGTAATTACCGGTGGGTTGGATCGGACCCGTTTGGAGCGTGCGATGGCGTTGATTGCCCGTGAGTTGCGCCGGATTAAGGAAACACCGGTGGGTAAGCGGGAGTTGGAGCGGGCCCGTGATTATTCCATCGGACAGATTCAATTGGGATTGGAAAGTACGACGAGTCAGATGATGTGGATTGGCGAACACATCCTGGCTTACGGTCGTGTGAAAGCTCCGGAAGAGGGCATTGAATCGTTGAAGAAGGTGACAGCCGCCGAGATTCAGCAGTTGGCATGTGAGATTCTGCGTCCTGAGCACGCCAGTCTTGCCATGGTCCTGCCGGATGCGGGTGGACGTGTGAATGCGAAACTGGAATCCTGGTTGGGCACCTTTTGA